One stretch of Flavobacteriales bacterium DNA includes these proteins:
- a CDS encoding TonB-dependent receptor, producing MKYFAFVILTLSAIVGWTQQVKIYNEYLEPIEGVEVISILTKAHVFSNEKGNFDLKPFHHNDTLYFFHSSYLPLSIPVKYIKAHLNGRILMHYQSIYLDGAETVITVRNKKLKQERRPIKIDVLSNEKIHKIGPQTSAEVLEQASGVQIQKSQSGGGSPIIRGMEANKVLLVIDGVRMNNAIYRGGHLQNSITLDNNILEQVDIAYGPGSVNYGSDALGGVIHYYTKNPFNQLDSTFLFNGTYTSGYTSGNNSLTTHADVTLSKNKWGSLSSISYSQFGDIKMGKQRLHGYDDWGKVYHKRDYFNGKDSMLINVDTNTQLNTNYSQLDILQKVVYAPKKHLRFTLNTQYSTSSNINRYDQLTKYANGNFKFAEWYYGPQERFLTAVTSTIDKKNKWFDNASLIASFQNIEESRITRRFNNLNRISRIETVKVGALNFDFSKEIFKNTKLFYGTEFTHNAVNSVAKGTNILSQTVNTESTRYPDNGSQMSTGAIYASLTQSYDKFLWKFGNRLTVTALEANFKDTSFIQLPFESITANTQAFSSSLGMVYTPTQSWNVNANFSSGFRTPNIDDFGKVFERDDYVVIPNNTIEPEFAYTGELGISKSFSRNYTEIDSTTSRLHFATISATGFYTLLDNLIVRADYSLNGNDSILYEGEMRKIQANQNYDEGMIYGFSGGVHFSFNRNIKLNSTINYTVGRITSTAEPLAHIPPVFGKTNLIFELSKWDVEVYSIYNGWKRIADYDQNGNDNDDEATVDGTPSWWTLNLRGSYQFSSKFSMQGGIQNMMDVHYKTFSSGISAMGRSFNIAVKFLF from the coding sequence ATGAAATACTTTGCATTTGTAATATTAACACTTTCTGCAATAGTAGGTTGGACTCAACAAGTCAAAATCTACAACGAGTATTTAGAACCTATTGAGGGGGTTGAAGTCATTTCCATCCTAACAAAAGCACATGTATTTTCAAACGAAAAAGGGAATTTTGATTTAAAACCTTTTCATCACAATGACACACTATACTTTTTTCACAGCAGCTACCTTCCGCTTTCAATTCCTGTAAAATATATCAAAGCACACTTAAATGGACGAATTTTAATGCATTATCAAAGTATTTATTTGGATGGTGCGGAGACTGTAATTACTGTTAGAAATAAAAAATTAAAACAGGAACGAAGACCTATTAAAATTGATGTGCTTAGCAATGAGAAGATCCACAAAATTGGTCCACAAACATCGGCTGAAGTTTTAGAGCAGGCCTCTGGTGTTCAAATTCAAAAAAGTCAATCTGGAGGAGGAAGTCCTATCATTAGGGGTATGGAAGCCAACAAGGTATTACTCGTTATTGATGGTGTTCGAATGAACAATGCAATTTATCGAGGAGGACACTTACAAAATAGTATTACCCTAGACAACAATATTTTAGAACAGGTTGACATTGCTTATGGTCCTGGTTCTGTGAATTATGGTAGTGATGCACTAGGAGGTGTTATTCATTATTACACCAAAAATCCATTTAACCAGTTAGACTCTACTTTTCTATTTAACGGAACTTATACCTCTGGCTATACATCTGGTAATAATAGTTTAACCACGCATGCAGACGTTACATTAAGTAAGAATAAATGGGGAAGCTTATCTTCTATATCCTACAGTCAATTTGGAGATATCAAAATGGGGAAGCAACGTTTACATGGTTATGATGATTGGGGGAAAGTTTACCATAAAAGGGATTACTTCAATGGAAAAGATAGTATGCTGATCAATGTAGATACGAACACCCAACTTAACACCAATTATAGCCAACTTGATATTCTACAAAAAGTGGTTTATGCCCCTAAAAAGCACTTGCGATTTACGCTAAACACTCAGTATTCTACTTCTTCAAACATCAATCGATATGATCAACTAACTAAATACGCTAATGGTAATTTTAAGTTTGCAGAATGGTATTATGGTCCCCAAGAACGATTTTTGACGGCTGTAACATCCACTATTGACAAAAAAAATAAATGGTTTGATAACGCCTCTCTTATTGCTTCATTCCAAAACATAGAAGAAAGTCGTATAACTAGACGTTTCAATAATTTAAATCGAATTTCAAGAATTGAAACAGTTAAAGTTGGCGCTTTAAACTTCGACTTTTCTAAAGAGATTTTTAAAAATACTAAATTATTTTACGGTACGGAGTTTACTCACAATGCTGTAAACTCTGTGGCTAAAGGAACCAATATTTTATCACAAACAGTAAATACAGAGAGTACACGATATCCCGATAATGGAAGTCAGATGAGTACGGGAGCAATCTATGCCAGCCTGACCCAAAGTTATGATAAGTTTCTATGGAAATTTGGAAATAGGCTTACCGTTACTGCTCTAGAAGCTAACTTTAAAGACACCAGTTTTATTCAATTACCCTTTGAATCTATAACAGCAAATACACAGGCTTTTTCTAGTAGTTTAGGAATGGTATATACGCCTACACAATCTTGGAATGTTAATGCCAATTTTAGTTCTGGATTCCGAACTCCTAATATTGATGATTTTGGAAAAGTTTTTGAAAGAGATGATTATGTTGTTATTCCCAACAACACTATTGAACCTGAATTTGCTTATACTGGTGAACTCGGAATTTCTAAATCTTTTTCTAGGAACTACACAGAGATCGACAGCACCACTTCACGTTTACATTTCGCCACCATTAGTGCAACAGGCTTCTATACGCTCTTAGATAATTTAATTGTACGAGCTGATTACAGTTTAAACGGTAATGACTCTATTTTATATGAAGGTGAAATGCGAAAAATACAAGCTAATCAAAACTATGATGAGGGAATGATTTATGGATTTTCTGGCGGTGTTCATTTTTCATTTAATCGCAACATTAAACTCAATTCGACAATCAATTACACCGTTGGTAGAATTACATCAACAGCTGAACCTCTTGCACATATCCCGCCTGTTTTTGGTAAAACCAATCTAATTTTTGAGTTATCCAAATGGGATGTAGAAGTTTACAGCATTTATAATGGCTGGAAGAGAATCGCTGATTATGATCAAAATGGCAATGACAATGATGATGAAGCTACTGTTGACGGAACACCTAGCTGGTGGACCTTAAACCTTCGAGGTAGTTATCAATTTTCTTCTAAATTTTCGATGCAAGGAGGAATACAAAATATGATGGATGTACACTACAAAACATTCAGTTCAGGAATAAGTGCTATGGGAAGAAGCTTTAATATTGCTGTAAAATTTTTGTTTTAA
- a CDS encoding PfkB family carbohydrate kinase: protein MSLVNVGTVAFDAIETPFGKTDKIIGGACTYISLAASYFTKQAKIVSVVGEDFPQDTLDMFGEKDIITEGLQIKQGEKTFFWSGKYHNDMNSRDTIDTQLNVLETFDPVIPESYQDCEYLMLGNLTPSLQLKVIEQLTVRPKLIVLDTMNFWMEVAMPDLKKVIKEVDVLTINDEEARLLSGEYSLRKAAKKILEMGPRTLIIKKGEHGALLFEKDKVFYAPALPLEEVFDPTGAGDTFAGGFIGHLAATGDLSWDNMKNAIIMGSAMASFTVEKFGIERLKDLTMEEIADRINEFAELTNFSLEFPTVVE from the coding sequence ATGAGTTTAGTAAACGTAGGAACAGTAGCATTTGATGCGATAGAGACACCATTTGGTAAAACGGATAAAATAATTGGTGGAGCTTGTACTTATATTAGTTTAGCCGCTTCATATTTTACAAAACAAGCAAAAATTGTTTCTGTTGTTGGAGAGGACTTCCCACAAGACACTTTAGATATGTTTGGTGAGAAGGACATCATTACTGAGGGTTTACAAATTAAACAAGGGGAAAAAACATTCTTTTGGTCTGGGAAATATCATAATGATATGAACAGTAGAGATACTATCGACACACAATTAAATGTGTTAGAGACTTTCGATCCTGTTATTCCTGAGAGTTATCAAGACTGTGAGTATTTAATGTTAGGAAATCTTACACCTTCTCTTCAATTAAAAGTGATAGAGCAACTAACTGTAAGACCTAAATTAATTGTTTTAGACACGATGAACTTCTGGATGGAAGTTGCGATGCCTGATTTGAAAAAAGTAATCAAAGAAGTTGACGTTTTAACTATTAATGATGAGGAAGCTCGTTTACTTTCTGGAGAGTATTCTTTAAGAAAAGCTGCTAAAAAGATTTTAGAGATGGGACCAAGAACCTTAATCATCAAAAAAGGGGAACATGGAGCTTTATTGTTTGAAAAAGACAAAGTATTCTACGCACCAGCTTTACCATTAGAAGAAGTATTTGATCCAACAGGAGCTGGAGATACTTTTGCAGGAGGATTTATCGGTCATTTAGCCGCTACTGGAGATTTATCATGGGACAACATGAAAAATGCTATTATTATGGGATCTGCGATGGCTTCATTTACTGTTGAGAAATTTGGTATCGAGCGTTTAAAGGACTTAACAATGGAAGAAATTGCTGATAGAATTAATGAATTTGCTGAATTAACTAACTTTTCATTAGAGTTTCCTACAGTTGTAGAGTAA
- the recO gene encoding DNA repair protein RecO, translated as MQQTITGLYLNHINYGDTSVILKLYTPQHGTTAFIVKGMKRKKGGLALLQPFHFLELVSNFKPEKELNFGNQVKLLKPSYTLTSDIRKSTVALFLTEVLNKTLKETAPSQEKYEIISSLIDYYDHADFIPIFHHYFIIQLINLLGIFPNYGYNKSIDLLNIHKGIFEYNPQPDSHYFSLATSEAFKQISGTKFDALHHINIDKTIKKQLLADLVRYIEVQTEIKKGSIQSFKILETVFN; from the coding sequence ATGCAACAAACAATTACAGGATTATACTTAAATCACATCAATTATGGTGACACGAGCGTTATTCTTAAATTGTACACCCCTCAACATGGCACTACTGCTTTTATAGTGAAAGGAATGAAAAGAAAAAAAGGTGGTTTAGCCCTGTTACAACCTTTTCATTTTTTAGAATTAGTTTCCAACTTTAAACCTGAGAAAGAGCTTAATTTTGGTAATCAAGTGAAACTATTGAAGCCAAGTTATACCCTTACGAGTGATATTCGAAAAAGTACGGTTGCTTTATTTTTAACGGAAGTTTTAAATAAAACGCTAAAGGAAACTGCTCCTAGTCAAGAAAAATATGAAATCATCTCTTCATTAATTGACTATTATGACCATGCCGATTTCATTCCTATTTTCCATCATTATTTTATTATTCAATTAATTAATTTATTGGGGATTTTCCCTAATTATGGCTACAATAAAAGCATTGATTTATTGAATATTCACAAAGGAATATTTGAATATAATCCTCAACCCGATAGTCATTATTTTTCACTCGCAACATCTGAAGCTTTTAAGCAAATATCAGGCACGAAATTTGATGCGTTACACCATATCAATATTGATAAAACAATAAAAAAACAATTGTTAGCTGATCTGGTGAGATACATCGAAGTTCAAACCGAAATAAAAAAAGGAAGTATTCAATCTTTTAAGATTTTAGAAACGGTATTCAATTAA
- a CDS encoding helix-turn-helix domain-containing protein — translation MNEYTIIKLSVAELETLIKKTIEKSLSNVNSKSTPNEIYPNFMDTEGAMNYLGVSKSTIYKMTMNREVPFYKPTGKRNYFRRNELDEWLLKHRVKSLDEIEQEAADYLLKKEL, via the coding sequence ATGAATGAATACACAATCATCAAGCTGTCTGTTGCCGAGCTTGAAACGTTAATTAAGAAGACTATTGAAAAATCACTATCCAACGTAAATTCAAAATCCACTCCAAATGAAATCTATCCGAACTTCATGGACACCGAAGGAGCAATGAATTACTTGGGAGTATCAAAATCAACTATATATAAAATGACCATGAACCGTGAGGTACCGTTTTATAAACCAACGGGAAAAAGAAACTACTTCAGACGGAATGAATTAGACGAATGGTTACTTAAGCACAGAGTTAAATCTCTGGACGAAATTGAGCAAGAAGCAGCGGACTATCTTTTAAAGAAGGAACTCTGA
- a CDS encoding 1-acyl-sn-glycerol-3-phosphate acyltransferase: MEKFIDIEKVIKNKNERLYQLLPQFVINYIKKTVHEDGVNTILNENKDLYNEDFCNEIINRFNLKVVTHGLENIPKEGPVILASNHPLGGMDAMAVVSGLSKRRKDIRFIVNDILLNLDNLKDLFVGVNKHGKSSKESFNNVNQLFASDKAVFIFPAGLVSRKKKGAIKDLDWKKTFILKAKEHQTPVIPIHIDGGLSNSFYRIANVREKLGIKANIEMFYLVNEQYKLQDSTINITVGKPIYPKDFDSSKNNLEIAQWIKERVYTLNK; this comes from the coding sequence GTGGAAAAGTTTATCGACATAGAAAAAGTAATTAAAAACAAAAATGAGCGTTTATATCAATTGCTTCCTCAGTTTGTTATTAATTATATCAAAAAGACAGTCCATGAAGATGGTGTCAACACTATTCTTAATGAAAATAAAGACCTTTATAATGAAGATTTTTGCAATGAGATTATCAATAGATTCAATCTAAAGGTTGTTACACATGGACTAGAAAACATTCCTAAAGAGGGACCTGTAATCCTTGCTTCTAACCATCCTTTAGGCGGAATGGACGCTATGGCTGTAGTAAGCGGCTTATCTAAACGAAGAAAAGACATTCGCTTTATTGTTAATGACATTCTTTTAAACCTTGACAATTTAAAAGACCTCTTTGTAGGAGTTAACAAACATGGAAAAAGCTCCAAAGAGTCGTTTAACAACGTAAATCAGCTATTTGCTTCAGACAAAGCTGTCTTTATTTTTCCCGCTGGATTAGTCAGCAGAAAGAAAAAAGGAGCTATTAAAGATTTAGACTGGAAAAAAACTTTTATTTTAAAAGCTAAAGAACACCAAACACCTGTTATTCCAATACACATTGACGGTGGGCTTTCTAATTCTTTTTATCGAATAGCCAATGTTAGAGAAAAATTGGGAATCAAAGCCAACATAGAAATGTTTTACTTAGTCAATGAACAATACAAACTTCAAGACTCCACCATTAACATTACTGTAGGAAAGCCAATTTACCCTAAAGATTTTGACTCCTCAAAAAACAACCTTGAAATTGCTCAATGGATTAAAGAAAGAGTTTATACATTAAATAAATAA
- a CDS encoding site-specific integrase yields the protein MKIPNIRIYPARKKSKKSALVARAYFNGETFTDTLGISITPSAWIESKMMLNNRDKLASTVNEEVFNYKRNLESIVIELQKKNRLSVQNVKRALKKGVVKDKTTKKYDSDDYFQLVKYELIPSKRKIKSKTITAYNSTSVPLKEYVKFYYPHNDNNLSIMDMNSPDFYDEFLDFMKKGMNYAIGTMDKHIKNIKMVLRYAYKKGYLTTKEFEDFERLDTKSEPLYLSMEELKEIADTTMPSESLENVQDWLIISCFTGLRISDFMNLPKDSIDFKDNMISTVNEKTGEFVKIPIHINVKNIFKKRNWELPRKISDQKYNQYAKEVCEIAKINTKVYTLRKNGKEYCPKYKLVSSHIGRRSFATNCYINNWLEPEKLKKVTGHSSVEMLMKYIRIEKTMVAKELDSKWNDARFIF from the coding sequence ATGAAAATTCCAAACATTAGAATTTATCCTGCTAGGAAAAAAAGTAAGAAATCAGCTCTTGTTGCTAGAGCATATTTTAATGGTGAAACGTTTACAGATACTCTGGGTATCTCAATTACTCCAAGTGCGTGGATTGAGTCAAAAATGATGCTCAATAATCGAGACAAACTTGCATCCACGGTTAATGAAGAAGTGTTTAATTACAAGAGAAACCTTGAATCTATTGTTATTGAATTACAAAAGAAAAATCGACTAAGCGTTCAGAATGTAAAAAGAGCACTAAAGAAAGGTGTTGTCAAAGACAAGACGACAAAAAAATATGACTCTGATGATTATTTTCAGCTTGTCAAATATGAGTTGATTCCGAGTAAGAGAAAAATCAAGTCGAAAACAATTACTGCATACAATAGCACAAGTGTTCCATTAAAAGAATATGTCAAGTTCTATTATCCACATAATGACAATAATTTATCTATAATGGATATGAATAGCCCTGATTTCTATGATGAGTTTTTGGACTTCATGAAAAAAGGCATGAACTATGCCATTGGCACGATGGATAAACATATAAAAAACATAAAAATGGTATTAAGGTATGCATACAAGAAGGGGTATTTAACGACCAAAGAATTCGAAGACTTTGAACGATTAGATACCAAATCGGAACCTCTTTATTTAAGCATGGAAGAATTAAAAGAGATTGCAGACACTACGATGCCATCCGAGAGTCTAGAAAATGTGCAAGATTGGTTAATTATTAGCTGCTTCACAGGTTTGCGAATTTCAGACTTCATGAACTTACCGAAAGATTCAATTGACTTTAAAGACAATATGATTTCAACCGTAAATGAAAAAACTGGAGAATTTGTTAAAATCCCAATTCATATAAATGTGAAGAATATCTTCAAGAAAAGAAATTGGGAACTTCCACGTAAAATCAGCGACCAGAAATATAATCAGTATGCAAAAGAAGTATGTGAAATAGCTAAAATTAATACGAAGGTCTATACTTTAAGAAAGAACGGAAAAGAGTATTGTCCTAAATACAAATTAGTGAGTTCACATATTGGCAGAAGAAGTTTTGCTACCAACTGTTATATCAATAATTGGTTGGAGCCCGAAAAATTGAAGAAAGTAACAGGGCATTCTTCTGTAGAGATGTTAATGAAATACATTAGAATCGAAAAAACAATGGTAGCGAAAGAACTAGATTCGAAGTGGAATGATGCAAGGTTTATCTTTTAA
- a CDS encoding transglycosylase domain-containing protein: protein MSRQNLKNLKPKATNKKKSKNKVANNELTRRSRVKILLYTWLGVLSPLLIIVLMLVTTFESDLPSIETLENPRSDESTNIYDANGKILGTIFAMHTNRTKVTYQELPEDLINALVSTEDKRFEKHSGVDGRGLTRAVLGAMTGRNKGGASTITQQLAKMMFHDPARSSFKRIRQKFAEWIIASRLETRYTKNEIIAMYLNEFDFLNNAVGIHSAARIYFGKEPKDLKIEECAVLVGMAKSPVIYNPKSRPEKALKRREVVLKLMMGEGHITQAEYDSLRVLPIGLNFQKETYNSGVAPYLRAYIKKEVKQIIKENELLNEYGKPFDVERDGLKIYTTIDKKMQLNAEKAVQTYIGKSLQKSFTKDVKKNKNYPFGNEVAASTRDNIMSNAVAQSARYKKLKAQGKSDRDIKKVFATPVKMKVFDWSGENYKKEVTMSPLDSVKYYKQLLRVGMVSIEPSTGFIKTWVGGPNYETFKYDNVYQSKRQVGSTMKPFVYASALESGNATGMGGLTPCTVYPDVKYCIEVPNGSATKLWCPGGQKEYSGADTPLFFALANSKNNITAKLAGNTNVIPRVNEYFETMNLRNKTFIDGPALALGVCDLSVLDITSAHTVFSNHGAYIQPTVIARIEDKHGKVIYESKISVTQVMDENTAFDVLKMMKGVSGVRRPVDGKIGGTARRIRDTNKPYAFSGIMAGKTGTTQNNSDGWFVGHTPDLVTGVWVGCEDPSVHFRNTAQGQGANTSLPIWGYFMRWVYKDRSIKINKGDFEAPVKGGATVINCEYTSNDGPDDPWQ from the coding sequence ATGTCAAGACAAAATTTAAAAAACTTAAAGCCTAAAGCAACCAACAAAAAGAAATCCAAAAATAAGGTTGCCAATAACGAATTGACACGTAGGTCAAGAGTTAAAATATTACTTTATACCTGGTTAGGAGTGTTGTCTCCCTTATTGATTATTGTTTTAATGCTAGTAACCACTTTTGAGTCAGATTTACCATCTATTGAAACGCTGGAGAATCCTAGAAGTGATGAGTCGACAAATATTTATGATGCAAATGGGAAAATATTAGGGACCATTTTTGCTATGCATACCAATCGAACAAAAGTGACTTACCAAGAGCTTCCTGAAGATTTAATTAATGCGCTTGTTTCGACAGAAGATAAACGTTTTGAAAAACATTCTGGTGTTGATGGAAGAGGTTTGACGAGAGCAGTTTTAGGAGCAATGACGGGGAGAAATAAAGGGGGAGCAAGTACGATTACACAACAATTGGCTAAAATGATGTTTCACGACCCTGCTAGATCATCATTTAAACGAATACGACAAAAGTTTGCAGAGTGGATTATTGCGAGTCGTTTAGAAACGCGTTATACCAAAAATGAAATCATCGCTATGTATCTTAACGAGTTTGATTTTTTAAATAATGCTGTAGGGATTCATTCTGCTGCACGTATTTATTTTGGAAAAGAACCAAAAGATTTAAAAATTGAAGAATGTGCTGTTTTGGTGGGAATGGCAAAAAGCCCTGTTATTTATAATCCTAAATCTCGACCAGAAAAAGCCCTGAAAAGAAGAGAGGTTGTATTAAAATTAATGATGGGAGAAGGGCATATTACACAAGCGGAGTATGATTCTTTGCGAGTGTTGCCCATTGGATTAAATTTTCAAAAAGAGACTTATAATTCTGGTGTTGCCCCTTACTTAAGAGCTTATATCAAAAAAGAAGTTAAGCAAATAATTAAAGAGAATGAATTGTTAAATGAGTATGGAAAGCCTTTTGATGTTGAACGAGATGGATTAAAAATTTATACAACAATTGATAAGAAAATGCAGTTGAATGCTGAGAAAGCAGTTCAAACATATATTGGAAAATCGTTGCAAAAGTCTTTTACTAAAGATGTCAAAAAGAATAAAAATTATCCTTTTGGTAATGAAGTTGCGGCAAGCACTCGAGATAACATCATGAGCAATGCTGTTGCGCAATCGGCTCGTTATAAAAAACTAAAAGCACAAGGTAAGTCCGATCGTGACATTAAAAAAGTTTTTGCTACACCTGTTAAAATGAAAGTGTTTGATTGGAGTGGTGAAAACTACAAGAAAGAAGTGACGATGAGTCCATTGGACTCTGTAAAGTATTATAAGCAATTACTACGAGTAGGTATGGTTTCAATAGAACCATCAACTGGTTTTATCAAAACTTGGGTGGGAGGCCCTAATTATGAAACCTTTAAGTATGATAATGTTTATCAGTCCAAAAGGCAGGTTGGATCAACAATGAAGCCTTTTGTGTATGCCTCTGCGTTAGAGTCGGGAAATGCAACAGGGATGGGTGGTTTAACACCTTGTACGGTTTATCCTGATGTGAAATATTGTATTGAGGTGCCTAATGGTAGTGCGACAAAGTTGTGGTGTCCTGGGGGGCAAAAAGAATATTCTGGTGCGGATACCCCTTTGTTTTTTGCTTTGGCAAATTCTAAAAATAATATAACAGCAAAACTAGCAGGAAATACCAATGTTATACCAAGAGTTAATGAGTATTTCGAGACCATGAACTTAAGAAATAAAACCTTTATTGATGGTCCTGCCTTGGCGCTTGGTGTTTGTGATTTGTCGGTGCTAGATATTACTTCAGCACATACAGTGTTTTCAAATCATGGAGCGTATATTCAGCCTACGGTGATAGCAAGGATAGAAGATAAACATGGAAAAGTTATTTATGAGTCTAAAATTTCAGTCACACAAGTGATGGATGAAAATACAGCGTTTGATGTGTTAAAAATGATGAAAGGAGTGTCTGGGGTGAGAAGACCTGTGGATGGAAAAATAGGAGGGACGGCTCGAAGAATAAGAGATACAAATAAACCTTATGCGTTTAGCGGTATTATGGCAGGTAAAACCGGAACGACTCAGAATAATTCAGACGGTTGGTTTGTGGGGCATACCCCAGATTTAGTCACAGGAGTTTGGGTAGGGTGTGAAGATCCTTCAGTTCATTTTAGAAATACAGCTCAAGGTCAAGGAGCAAATACATCCTTACCAATTTGGGGGTACTTTATGAGGTGGGTCTATAAAGATCGTTCGATTAAAATTAATAAAGGAGATTTTGAAGCGCCTGTTAAAGGAGGAGCAACAGTAATCAATTGTGAATATACATCAAATGATGGCCCAGATGACCCTTGGCAATAA
- a CDS encoding GNAT family N-acetyltransferase, producing the protein MSIDLSYIAQPVSKATLKKELNENTFVRKTNKGNNEIYIVNHHNSPNVMREIGRLRELTFASAGGGTGLEIDIDEHDTATNCYQQLIVFSPEDEEIIGGYRFIDCNTIEDYAKIELSTQHYFNFSEEFIDRFLPKTIELGRSWIQPAFQPSQNPRKGLFALDNLWDGLGAISVDYQHIDYFFGKVTMYTSYNTEARNAVLSFMHHYFPDSQDLVQPIHPIENFENAAIKTAIADLDFKEGLKELNKYVKERGENIPPLINQYMQLSSTMKTFGTAVNKDFGGVEETGILVRISDIYESKKDRHIESYTPKH; encoded by the coding sequence ATGTCGATTGATTTAAGTTATATTGCCCAACCCGTTTCAAAAGCTACACTAAAGAAGGAGCTGAATGAAAACACTTTTGTGAGAAAAACAAACAAAGGCAACAATGAAATATACATTGTAAACCACCACAACTCTCCAAATGTAATGCGAGAAATTGGGCGTTTACGAGAACTTACTTTTGCATCAGCTGGAGGAGGAACCGGCCTTGAGATAGACATAGACGAACACGATACCGCAACCAATTGCTATCAACAACTTATTGTCTTCTCTCCTGAAGACGAAGAGATTATTGGCGGCTATCGTTTTATTGATTGCAACACCATTGAAGACTATGCTAAAATAGAACTATCTACACAGCATTACTTTAATTTTTCTGAAGAATTTATCGATAGGTTCTTACCTAAGACCATTGAACTTGGGCGCTCTTGGATTCAACCAGCTTTCCAACCGAGTCAAAACCCAAGAAAAGGGCTTTTTGCTTTAGACAATCTATGGGATGGACTTGGTGCAATTTCTGTAGACTACCAACACATCGATTACTTTTTTGGTAAAGTAACCATGTACACCTCGTACAATACCGAAGCTAGGAATGCTGTCTTATCTTTTATGCACCACTACTTTCCTGATTCTCAAGATTTAGTTCAACCCATTCACCCAATTGAAAACTTTGAAAATGCAGCTATCAAAACTGCCATTGCCGATTTAGACTTTAAAGAAGGGTTAAAAGAATTGAATAAATATGTAAAAGAAAGAGGTGAAAACATCCCTCCGCTAATCAACCAATACATGCAACTTTCTTCAACGATGAAAACTTTTGGAACTGCTGTCAATAAAGATTTTGGCGGAGTTGAAGAAACTGGGATTTTGGTAAGAATTAGTGATATCTACGAAAGTAAAAAAGACAGACATATTGAGAGTTACACTCCTAAGCATTAA